One genomic region from Bufo bufo chromosome 3, aBufBuf1.1, whole genome shotgun sequence encodes:
- the ARL11 gene encoding ADP-ribosylation factor-like protein 11 yields MGAQNSKPIHKKQSRVVMLGLDFSGKSTILYKLKINQTVETFPTVGFNVESLEIAKNVFVTVWDVGGQDKLRSNWKEYLEDTDVLIFVVDSTDKSRIQDATAELLTILNNENMAGVPFLILANKQDVPEALCTKELVNALKLENYDDRAWEIQGCSAYTGEGLAEMVNAVLRLLRKTRDP; encoded by the coding sequence ATGGGAGCACAGAATTCTAAACCCATCCACAAGAAGCAGTCTCGGGTGGTTATGTTGGGTCTTGACTTTTCTGGAAAATCAACAATTCTTTATAAACTTAAAATAAATCAAACAGTAGAGACTTTTCCAACAGTTGGATTTAATGTAGAATCTCTAGAAATAGCCAAGAATGTTTTTGTAACAGTGTGGGATGTGGGAGGCCAAGACAAACTGAGATCAAACTGGAAAGAGTACCTAGAAGATACGGATGTCCTCATCTTTGTGGTTGACAGTACTGATAAATCCAGGATACAAGATGCTACGGCAGAGCTGCTGACAATATTGAACAATGAAAATATGGCTGGCGTTCCATTCCTGATTTTAGCCAACAAACAGGATGTACCTGAGGCCCTGTGCACCAAGGAACTAGTCAATGCTCTAAAACTAGAAAACTACGACGATAGAGCATGGGAAATACAAGGATGCAGTGCATACACTGGGGAAGGATTGGCTGAGATGGTGAATGCAGTGTTGCGTCTACTGAGGAAGACACGAGACCCATAA